In a genomic window of Leifsonia xyli subsp. cynodontis DSM 46306:
- a CDS encoding tyrosine-type recombinase/integrase: protein MRFSCGMLSAAKADGLVTRNVVDDVKPPEVIAKNPRGSLSTEQALAVLAASANVEGTRWWVAVLDGIRQSERLGALIEGLDLDAGTLRVDWQLEELRSEHGCEPLADGRWSCLTKRGSSCPQRRFKVKPSLEYIHLYGRLALIRPKSGKSRTVPLIPPVVAVLREYLEATKDRPNPYGLLWRHEDGRPYLPHEDQQLWRDLLFRAGVISQEQTKPPKDRAPGTPGIPTTHWARHTTATALMELGIDAKIVGEIVGHVDEKTHPPLPTRLLPRRPRRNGTPRHPLQRRTPPAHKLTARPPNNTSQHVQERVVIATTVSMFTA from the coding sequence ATGAGATTCTCATGCGGCATGCTCAGCGCCGCGAAGGCCGACGGGCTTGTGACGCGCAACGTCGTGGACGACGTGAAGCCTCCGGAGGTCATCGCGAAGAACCCTCGCGGTAGCCTCAGCACCGAGCAGGCGCTCGCCGTGCTCGCCGCATCCGCGAACGTGGAGGGCACCCGCTGGTGGGTGGCGGTGCTCGATGGCATCCGTCAGTCCGAACGACTCGGAGCCCTGATCGAGGGCCTGGATCTTGACGCGGGGACTCTGCGCGTGGACTGGCAGCTTGAGGAGCTGCGCTCCGAGCACGGTTGCGAGCCACTCGCGGACGGACGGTGGTCGTGTCTGACCAAGCGCGGCTCGTCATGCCCCCAACGCCGGTTCAAGGTGAAACCCTCCCTGGAGTACATCCACCTGTATGGGAGGCTGGCTCTGATCCGACCGAAGTCGGGAAAATCGCGCACGGTTCCTCTCATCCCGCCCGTGGTCGCGGTCCTACGTGAATACCTTGAGGCGACGAAAGACCGCCCGAACCCCTACGGCCTGCTATGGCGGCACGAAGACGGCCGCCCCTACCTCCCGCACGAGGATCAGCAGCTGTGGCGCGACTTGCTGTTCCGAGCTGGTGTCATCAGCCAGGAACAGACGAAACCACCGAAAGACCGAGCACCCGGGACACCCGGTATCCCAACCACACACTGGGCGCGACACACCACCGCGACCGCGCTAATGGAACTCGGCATCGACGCGAAAATCGTGGGAGAGATCGTCGGCCACGTCGACGAGAAAACCCACCCGCCGCTACCAACACGTCTCCTCCCCCGCCGCCCGCGACGCAATGGAACGCCTAGGCACCCACTTCAAAGACGCACTCCACCCGCCCACAAGCTGACAGCCCGACCACCAAACAACACAAGCCAGCATGTCCAAGAACGAGTGGTGATAGCCACAACGGTATCGATGTTCACGGCGTAG
- a CDS encoding tyrosine-type recombinase/integrase: MPKKRSPGEGGLHYDRAKGLWRGRYDDGFHPDGRRRQREVSARTQTVARERLKQKLAEIAEYGTTLDRTVTVAAWAEHYVETDCRMRLKPNSLATTESLMRNWIVPLLGRRRISELKPSDVRLVHKAVFDAGLATSTARKAHEILMRHAQRREGRRACDAQRRGRREASGGHREEPSR, encoded by the coding sequence ATGCCGAAGAAGCGGTCGCCGGGTGAGGGCGGTCTGCACTATGACAGGGCAAAGGGCCTGTGGCGTGGGCGGTATGACGACGGCTTCCACCCTGATGGTCGCCGCCGGCAGCGTGAGGTGTCGGCGCGGACGCAAACTGTCGCGCGTGAGAGGTTGAAGCAGAAGCTTGCGGAGATCGCGGAGTACGGTACGACCTTGGATCGCACGGTGACTGTTGCGGCATGGGCTGAGCACTATGTCGAGACCGATTGTCGGATGAGGCTGAAGCCGAACTCACTCGCGACTACAGAGTCTCTGATGCGCAACTGGATCGTTCCTCTCCTTGGTCGTCGCCGGATCTCGGAGCTGAAACCGTCGGATGTTCGCCTGGTGCATAAGGCCGTCTTCGATGCTGGCCTCGCGACGAGCACCGCGCGTAAGGCGCATGAGATTCTCATGCGGCATGCTCAGCGCCGCGAAGGCCGACGGGCTTGTGACGCGCAACGTCGTGGACGACGTGAAGCCTCCGGAGGTCATCGCGAAGAACCCTCGCGGTAG